Proteins encoded by one window of Thermobaculum terrenum ATCC BAA-798:
- the ftcD gene encoding glutamate formimidoyltransferase, with amino-acid sequence MLGRWLECVPNFSEGRDRAKIESIASAARALGAYVLNIHSDPDHNRSVVTLAAPADQIVEAVMSMIRRAVELLDIRYHVGVHPRIGVVDVVPFVPLGAATQEDSVKAAIEVASRVGNELEVPVYLYEWAARHPEYRALPDVRRLYSQAILAGNFLEPDFGPFMPHPTAGACVVGARGPLIAFNCVLGTPDVSVARRIAFRIRESSGGMLGVRALGLWLESLGLAQVSMNIVDPVKAPLHVVFERVKQLAAQEGTYVVSSELVGLMPSSVALGAASHALGLPSLSFSQLVEMSILSRRSEVNLEEFLDSLASSAPTPGGGAASALVGAIAAALSSMVANLTIGKKKYMQFEEDMRKVVASCGELRSSLLQLMHDDEEAYNALMNAFRLPKDTEEQVAARNAEIQKALIGACEVPLTIAQKCVEVLELSEYVAGNGNANAVSDAGVSALMAEAAARGALLNVYINCNLMKDSTQADGYRRRAEEIESTARSKSSEVMAIVRSRINGG; translated from the coding sequence TTGTTAGGTAGATGGCTCGAGTGCGTACCCAACTTTAGCGAGGGCAGAGATAGGGCGAAGATAGAGTCAATAGCCTCAGCTGCTAGAGCATTGGGAGCTTACGTCCTGAACATACACTCAGATCCTGACCATAACCGTTCAGTTGTCACTCTGGCTGCTCCTGCTGACCAAATAGTTGAAGCTGTAATGTCTATGATACGAAGGGCTGTGGAGTTGTTAGATATAAGGTACCACGTGGGTGTGCATCCCAGAATAGGGGTTGTGGATGTAGTGCCGTTTGTCCCGCTTGGAGCAGCTACTCAGGAGGATAGCGTAAAGGCGGCAATTGAGGTTGCATCTAGAGTAGGAAATGAACTCGAAGTTCCTGTATACCTGTACGAGTGGGCTGCGAGGCATCCCGAGTACAGGGCTCTACCGGATGTTAGAAGGCTTTATTCCCAAGCCATACTAGCTGGGAATTTCCTGGAACCAGATTTTGGCCCTTTCATGCCGCATCCGACAGCAGGCGCTTGTGTTGTAGGTGCCAGGGGACCACTGATAGCCTTTAACTGTGTTCTGGGTACACCTGACGTTTCTGTAGCAAGAAGGATAGCCTTCAGAATAAGAGAATCCTCTGGAGGTATGCTGGGTGTCAGGGCATTGGGCTTATGGTTGGAGAGCCTGGGACTTGCTCAGGTATCAATGAATATAGTTGACCCGGTAAAGGCCCCACTACATGTGGTTTTTGAGAGGGTGAAGCAGCTGGCTGCTCAGGAGGGAACCTACGTGGTCAGTAGTGAGCTTGTGGGCCTAATGCCTTCTAGTGTGGCTCTTGGAGCTGCTTCGCATGCTCTTGGCCTACCAAGCTTGAGTTTTAGTCAGCTTGTAGAAATGTCGATACTTTCTAGGAGGTCTGAGGTGAATTTGGAAGAGTTTCTTGACAGCCTTGCCAGCAGTGCACCAACACCTGGGGGTGGTGCAGCCTCGGCACTTGTAGGGGCGATAGCAGCTGCACTCTCGTCTATGGTGGCCAACCTCACCATAGGGAAGAAGAAATATATGCAATTTGAGGAGGATATGAGGAAGGTGGTAGCTTCCTGTGGGGAACTCAGGTCCTCCTTGCTACAGCTTATGCATGATGATGAGGAAGCTTATAATGCTCTAATGAATGCATTCAGATTGCCCAAAGATACCGAAGAACAGGTAGCTGCAAGGAATGCTGAGATACAAAAGGCATTGATTGGAGCTTGTGAGGTGCCTTTGACTATCGCTCAGAAATGCGTGGAGGTGCTCGAGCTATCTGAGTATGTGGCAGGTAATGGCAATGCTAATGCAGTTAGTGATGCTGGTGTATCTGCATTGATGGCTGAGGCAGCAGCGAGGGGAGCACTTCTGAATGTGTACATAAATTGTAACTTGATGAAGGATAGTACTCAGGCGGATGGATATAGGAGACGGGCAGAGGAAATTGAATCCACTGCCAGATCCAAATCCAGCGAGGTGATGGCAATAGTTCGCTCCAGAATCAATGGGGGGTAG
- a CDS encoding metallophosphoesterase family protein, with the protein MSKLLIVATADNHLSKHYAKLTPRKLETRRSWLQRSFKAAVDYAIQHNADIFVQAGDLFDTPNPSNADLDFVASCYKRLLQRGTKILAVGGNHDTPSNQSVQGGKSPLAPLATLGALSLPERGKPYQLNVNFEGKNLSIISFTPDFDSRSTDPLETVLDLGLEPDILVTHAAVEGLTPSMENDPVIKFESINRAQQLRLVVTGHIHQHQRFQLGRVQVLIPGATEQITFGEAGNPTGFAAIKISSDMKIEIQHVDTPHQPRINHNIYITDGDTNLHEKLLSTILESASPDTLMRLVLSGDISRTTYRSLALAQLLKAGQEANFHFEIDTTRLLVVEEFSAGISRGLRVSQVDGIREVAEELIGVTNEPSQVDLIQKARDLILELYNE; encoded by the coding sequence GTGTCCAAATTACTTATCGTTGCTACTGCAGATAATCACCTAAGCAAACACTACGCCAAGCTAACTCCCCGCAAGCTAGAGACTAGAAGATCCTGGCTGCAGAGATCCTTTAAGGCGGCAGTTGACTATGCCATCCAACACAATGCCGATATATTCGTGCAGGCAGGAGATCTATTTGATACTCCTAACCCTTCCAACGCCGACTTGGATTTTGTGGCCTCCTGCTATAAGAGACTCCTACAGAGGGGCACAAAGATCCTGGCAGTAGGAGGGAATCACGATACGCCATCCAACCAAAGTGTGCAAGGTGGAAAATCACCACTAGCCCCGTTAGCGACGCTTGGCGCGCTCAGCTTGCCAGAACGCGGCAAACCATATCAGCTCAATGTTAACTTTGAAGGAAAAAATCTAAGTATTATCAGCTTCACACCCGATTTTGACAGCCGCTCAACTGATCCCCTTGAAACTGTCCTGGATCTCGGCTTAGAGCCAGACATCTTAGTAACTCATGCTGCAGTCGAGGGGCTTACACCTTCTATGGAAAACGATCCTGTAATCAAGTTCGAATCTATTAACAGGGCTCAGCAGCTCAGGCTTGTGGTCACTGGCCACATACATCAGCATCAAAGATTTCAGCTTGGTAGGGTCCAAGTGCTTATACCAGGGGCTACCGAACAGATAACGTTTGGAGAAGCGGGTAATCCTACGGGATTTGCTGCAATCAAAATATCTTCAGACATGAAGATAGAGATACAGCACGTAGATACTCCTCACCAGCCAAGAATCAACCACAACATATACATTACTGATGGAGACACGAACCTACATGAAAAACTCCTCTCAACTATCCTGGAGTCAGCTTCGCCAGACACACTCATGAGGTTAGTGTTATCGGGAGATATCTCAAGGACAACTTATCGATCTCTTGCGCTGGCACAGCTGCTGAAGGCAGGTCAGGAGGCTAATTTCCACTTTGAGATAGATACCACACGCCTGCTTGTGGTAGAGGAGTTTTCAGCAGGTATATCCAGAGGACTGAGAGTATCTCAAGTCGACGGAATCCGCGAGGTGGCTGAAGAACTGATAGGCGTCACAAACGAGCCCTCACAGGTCGATTTGATCCAAAAGGCAAGAGATCTCATACTGGAGCTTTACAACGAGTGA
- the smpB gene encoding SsrA-binding protein SmpB codes for MSKTQQSSAEGQKTIAVNRKAFHDYAIEDKIEAGLALTGSEIKSIRQGKVNLRDAYARVENGEAWVYNMHISPYEQSGKYFNHDPLRPRKLLLHRKEIASLAGKQQIRGYTLVPLRLYLKNGIAKIEIALAKGKREYDKRQAIAERDAQREIQAAMKHRVR; via the coding sequence ATGTCAAAGACTCAACAATCATCTGCTGAAGGGCAGAAGACTATTGCTGTTAACCGTAAGGCCTTTCATGACTATGCCATAGAAGATAAGATCGAAGCTGGTTTAGCTCTCACAGGTAGTGAGATTAAGTCCATACGTCAGGGTAAGGTAAATCTAAGGGATGCTTATGCTCGAGTCGAAAATGGCGAGGCTTGGGTGTACAACATGCACATATCTCCTTACGAACAGAGTGGGAAGTACTTCAATCATGATCCACTTCGACCTCGCAAATTATTGCTGCATCGTAAAGAGATAGCTAGCTTGGCGGGCAAGCAGCAGATAAGGGGCTATACATTGGTGCCCCTAAGGTTGTATCTTAAGAATGGGATTGCTAAAATAGAAATTGCCCTTGCTAAGGGCAAGCGCGAGTATGACAAGCGTCAGGCTATAGCCGAGCGGGATGCTCAAAGAGAGATCCAGGCGGCTATGAAGCATAGAGTTAGATAG
- a CDS encoding ATP-binding protein has product MITLGELQITNFKRIRSLCITFPRQGTILVEGPNESGKSTLFEAIYFALYGQPIVTETNRKSLDDLITYGENQLRVKLSVHTDKNTLYIDRTVKRSKGSTITLRVMSGSGIEEVINSVRAANSRIVQELGGIDGSALLNSCLVEQKKLSKLEELDAKERRDSLMKILNLEKLSYIEDRLRVPKGEIEQLDALKIRYELANCLSQKEQLLVSLQELEEDYRNGLINMASSQSKSLYSKIASAKNDLGQATELQQLLARKRELEGTISANKPNRSFLEPNTLAALFLSVIILLVALFANISWFIKGLLLIASVAFIAYLVVSNLRRLTSKDATSQASEAQLLALDRKVSEISTSLGLKDLNDLQDLVNHRNMQIAEYEAQIKFLQTNPEMVLGVDLQSRKQKIDQIKQEIQVLDHRINWLRSEIPSGEENLRSPQEYKKEIDRLEEDIRVREIAVHILQESTKRIISNVLPDTERNMNLLLPVLTAGRYHDARISEDYKIEVWDEEAGRYVGKNIFSGGTKDQMSLALRLAFAIASLPQERGTSPGFLFMDEPLSSFDEERTQSLIDLVTIGELAKIFPQICIISHSKSFDPGTFQYFIRMEDGRVTSSNLSRREELSLA; this is encoded by the coding sequence GTGATTACACTAGGGGAATTGCAAATCACCAATTTCAAAAGAATTAGGTCGCTCTGTATAACTTTCCCGCGTCAAGGAACAATACTGGTAGAAGGGCCAAATGAATCTGGGAAGAGTACCCTCTTTGAGGCCATATACTTTGCTCTTTATGGTCAACCCATAGTCACAGAGACCAATAGGAAATCTCTGGACGATCTCATAACTTATGGTGAAAACCAGCTTCGAGTAAAGTTATCGGTGCATACTGACAAAAATACCCTGTACATAGACAGGACCGTGAAAAGAAGCAAAGGGTCGACGATTACACTCAGGGTAATGAGCGGGTCTGGGATAGAAGAGGTTATAAACTCCGTTAGAGCAGCAAACAGCCGGATAGTACAGGAACTTGGTGGAATCGATGGCTCTGCTTTACTTAACTCCTGCTTAGTAGAACAAAAAAAGCTCTCCAAGCTTGAGGAACTAGATGCCAAAGAAAGGCGAGACTCCCTCATGAAGATACTCAACTTGGAGAAGCTCTCGTACATCGAGGACAGGCTTCGAGTACCCAAAGGGGAGATAGAGCAGCTCGATGCACTGAAGATTAGGTATGAACTTGCAAACTGCCTGTCGCAGAAGGAGCAGTTGCTGGTATCACTTCAGGAGCTGGAAGAAGACTACAGGAATGGGCTCATAAACATGGCCTCCAGCCAAAGCAAATCACTGTACTCTAAAATAGCCAGCGCTAAGAACGACCTTGGGCAGGCTACGGAGTTACAACAGCTATTAGCTCGCAAAAGGGAGCTCGAAGGAACCATCTCAGCTAATAAGCCCAATAGGTCATTCCTGGAACCTAATACCCTAGCAGCTTTATTTCTATCAGTAATTATCCTGCTTGTAGCATTGTTCGCAAATATAAGTTGGTTCATCAAAGGTCTATTACTCATAGCCTCTGTAGCCTTTATAGCTTACCTGGTGGTTAGCAATCTAAGGAGGTTAACCTCAAAGGACGCAACTTCTCAAGCTTCAGAAGCTCAATTATTGGCACTCGATCGTAAGGTCAGTGAAATAAGCACTAGTCTTGGGTTGAAAGATCTTAACGACTTACAAGACCTGGTAAACCATAGGAATATGCAGATAGCCGAATATGAGGCACAGATAAAGTTCCTGCAAACCAATCCTGAGATGGTGCTTGGTGTAGATTTGCAAAGTAGAAAACAAAAGATCGATCAGATAAAGCAGGAAATACAAGTACTTGACCATAGGATAAATTGGCTCAGAAGCGAAATACCTTCTGGCGAAGAAAACTTGCGCTCTCCTCAAGAGTACAAGAAGGAGATAGACAGGCTTGAGGAGGACATAAGAGTACGTGAAATTGCGGTGCATATCCTGCAAGAGTCAACCAAGCGCATAATCTCCAATGTACTACCTGATACTGAGAGGAACATGAACCTGCTTCTACCCGTCCTCACCGCTGGTCGGTACCACGATGCCAGAATAAGTGAAGATTACAAGATAGAAGTCTGGGACGAAGAAGCTGGTCGATACGTAGGGAAAAACATCTTCTCAGGCGGTACCAAGGACCAAATGAGCCTTGCATTGCGATTGGCCTTTGCCATCGCCAGCCTGCCACAGGAAAGGGGCACTTCACCAGGATTCCTGTTTATGGATGAGCCCCTGAGCTCGTTCGATGAAGAGAGGACGCAGTCCCTAATAGACCTGGTAACTATTGGAGAGCTGGCGAAGATATTTCCACAGATATGCATAATATCCCACAGCAAGTCCTTTGATCCGGGTACATTCCAGTACTTCATACGTATGGAGGATGGCAGAGTTACCTCTAGCAACCTAAGTAGACGAGAAGAGTTAAGCCTGGCCTAA
- a CDS encoding Maf family protein: MASSSPRRKELLSGLGIQFEIFSPDIPEDVAPGESPWNLARRLAYEKWGNVVSKSGFEDYLVITADTVVDLDGRSLGKPNSREEAFEMLKSLRAREHLVHTAVCVGDGTLLLCSVVTTRVKMRNYSDGEIASYVETGSPMDKAGGYAVQDEFFSPVERMEGSYTNVVGLPLEAVVRMLERFDIKMLGGAAVVR, translated from the coding sequence TTGGCTTCTTCCTCACCACGTAGAAAAGAACTACTCTCTGGACTGGGGATTCAGTTTGAGATCTTCTCACCTGATATTCCTGAAGATGTTGCTCCAGGTGAAAGTCCATGGAATCTCGCACGGCGACTGGCCTATGAGAAGTGGGGGAATGTAGTATCCAAATCTGGCTTTGAAGACTACCTGGTGATCACTGCTGATACTGTTGTTGATCTCGACGGTCGCTCGCTCGGAAAGCCAAATTCCAGAGAGGAAGCTTTCGAGATGTTAAAGTCACTCCGAGCCAGAGAACACCTAGTGCATACCGCTGTCTGTGTTGGTGACGGAACGCTGCTGCTTTGCAGCGTAGTGACGACTCGAGTAAAGATGCGCAACTATAGCGATGGGGAAATCGCCTCATACGTGGAAACTGGCTCCCCTATGGATAAAGCTGGGGGATATGCTGTTCAGGATGAGTTTTTCTCGCCGGTGGAGAGGATGGAAGGATCATACACCAATGTAGTGGGCTTGCCTTTGGAAGCTGTAGTGAGAATGCTTGAGAGATTCGATATCAAAATGCTGGGTGGTGCTGCAGTTGTTAGGTAG
- a CDS encoding UDP-glucose dehydrogenase family protein: protein MHEIAILGTGYVGLVTGACFAELGNSVICIDIDVERIDGLRRGEIPFYEPGLEELVHRNVASDRLFFTTDYSEGLINKDFIFLCLPTPPSSNGAADVTILRAAVARIAEVIQSSDVLVVNKSTAPVGTCQSLQRLISTVNPRLAGVQVLSNPEFLREGSAISDFMSPDRIVIGAEDRYAAERLRQVYEPIDAPVLITDTKSAEMIKYASNAFLATKISFINEIADICEKVGADVSVVAEGMGLDKRIGKAFLRPGVGYGGSCFPKDVMALAHLGAIHGADPKLLKAVMDVNTHQFRRVLFKLREQLGYIEGRTIGVWGISYKPNTDDIRESPSVEIMRLLEQEGAEIKAYDPVAMPKASRRLPNVRMCRNVYEVAEGADAVLLLTEWTEFKSIDLKRVASIMRTPIIIDGRNVLDPLKAQEAGLHYVGVGRGKVRKYREVESDALIHPDGEWSTLSGED, encoded by the coding sequence GTGCATGAGATAGCAATATTAGGCACTGGCTATGTAGGACTTGTAACTGGTGCATGCTTCGCAGAGCTGGGCAACTCAGTGATTTGTATAGACATAGATGTCGAGCGTATTGATGGTCTGCGAAGAGGGGAGATTCCTTTCTACGAGCCTGGGCTTGAGGAGCTCGTACATCGCAATGTTGCCAGCGACAGGTTATTCTTTACTACTGATTACAGTGAAGGGCTGATAAATAAAGATTTTATCTTTCTATGTCTACCTACTCCTCCCAGTTCCAATGGAGCCGCTGATGTGACCATACTACGAGCTGCTGTAGCCAGGATCGCCGAGGTAATACAGTCTTCGGATGTGCTGGTGGTGAACAAGAGTACGGCCCCTGTTGGTACATGCCAGAGCTTGCAGAGGCTGATATCGACAGTCAATCCTAGATTAGCGGGGGTTCAGGTGTTGTCTAATCCTGAATTCTTACGTGAGGGATCAGCGATCTCGGATTTCATGAGCCCGGATCGCATAGTGATAGGTGCAGAAGACAGGTATGCTGCTGAGCGCTTAAGGCAGGTGTATGAACCAATTGATGCCCCGGTGCTTATTACAGATACCAAGAGTGCCGAGATGATCAAGTACGCTTCAAACGCCTTTCTTGCTACCAAGATAAGCTTTATCAACGAGATAGCGGATATCTGTGAGAAGGTTGGGGCTGATGTCTCGGTAGTCGCCGAAGGTATGGGATTGGACAAAAGGATAGGGAAAGCTTTCCTTCGTCCTGGCGTAGGCTACGGTGGATCTTGCTTCCCTAAAGATGTTATGGCCTTGGCACATCTTGGAGCGATACATGGAGCAGATCCCAAGCTCTTGAAGGCTGTGATGGATGTCAACACTCACCAGTTTCGTAGAGTCCTGTTCAAGCTAAGGGAGCAGCTAGGGTATATCGAAGGGCGAACTATAGGCGTATGGGGCATATCATATAAGCCCAACACTGATGATATACGCGAGTCACCATCTGTAGAGATTATGAGACTGCTCGAACAGGAGGGTGCAGAGATAAAGGCTTACGACCCAGTAGCCATGCCCAAGGCCTCAAGGAGATTGCCCAATGTCAGGATGTGCAGAAATGTATATGAGGTGGCTGAGGGTGCGGACGCTGTACTGCTACTTACTGAGTGGACAGAGTTCAAATCCATCGACCTCAAGAGAGTGGCTTCTATTATGCGCACGCCGATCATTATCGATGGCAGGAATGTTCTAGATCCATTGAAGGCTCAGGAAGCAGGATTACACTACGTGGGGGTTGGTAGGGGTAAAGTCAGGAAGTACAGAGAAGTAGAGTCTGATGCGCTGATTCATCCCGATGGAGAATGGTCTACTCTCTCTGGTGAGGATTAG
- a CDS encoding D-alanyl-D-alanine carboxypeptidase family protein, whose protein sequence is MWSKDHNNQTLRCISCLFIVFLLLIAGIIVPISTANAALPASNAVVLPYPEPEITAKSALVMDRRTGKILWAYKPNKKLAMASTAKMMTAILALQYADPNEVIKVYPRDLVGGSTAYLRAGEKLTLTDLLKAALIPSGNDAAVTIADYVGRKYLGGVGDNGIQVFVDEMNAKAHELGLDHTVFRTPNGFDAPGQYSTALDLAKLGRELLDNPLLSSIVGTYRTRVIGHLGGKPVYHTLVSTNDLLPIYPGMQGIKTGTTPAAGENLVSYVKRGNIELIAVVLGSQDRFADTRAILDWMFSSYSLAESILPITSPTTAHVNYLQMYPYYLEARGE, encoded by the coding sequence ATGTGGTCCAAGGATCATAACAACCAAACACTAAGATGTATTTCATGCCTGTTTATCGTCTTTCTGCTCTTGATAGCAGGGATTATTGTTCCCATATCAACAGCCAACGCTGCATTACCCGCATCTAACGCTGTCGTCTTGCCATATCCGGAACCTGAGATAACTGCCAAATCAGCTCTAGTAATGGATCGTAGGACCGGTAAGATCCTATGGGCCTACAAACCTAACAAGAAGTTAGCCATGGCCAGCACTGCCAAAATGATGACGGCCATCCTTGCTCTACAGTATGCCGATCCAAATGAGGTCATCAAAGTCTATCCTCGTGACCTTGTAGGCGGATCCACTGCTTACCTGCGTGCAGGAGAAAAGCTAACCCTGACAGATCTCCTCAAGGCAGCCCTTATACCATCCGGTAATGACGCAGCAGTAACAATAGCAGATTACGTAGGACGAAAGTACCTGGGTGGGGTAGGGGACAATGGTATCCAAGTATTCGTTGATGAGATGAATGCTAAGGCACATGAGTTAGGTTTAGACCATACGGTGTTTCGTACTCCCAACGGTTTCGATGCTCCCGGGCAGTATTCAACAGCCTTGGACCTAGCCAAACTGGGGAGGGAGCTGCTCGATAACCCTCTACTGTCTTCGATTGTTGGAACTTATAGAACAAGGGTAATCGGACACTTGGGGGGAAAGCCTGTATATCACACGTTGGTATCCACCAATGATCTATTACCCATATATCCTGGTATGCAGGGTATCAAGACAGGCACTACGCCCGCAGCTGGAGAGAACCTAGTATCTTATGTGAAAAGGGGCAATATAGAGCTTATAGCGGTTGTATTAGGATCGCAAGACAGATTTGCCGATACTAGGGCTATCCTCGACTGGATGTTCAGTAGTTACTCCCTCGCAGAGTCGATTCTACCTATAACTTCGCCAACGACTGCGCATGTAAACTACCTTCAGATGTACCCCTACTATCTGGAGGCTAGAGGTGAATGA
- a CDS encoding ABC transporter ATP-binding protein, whose protein sequence is MWEEHQDDIAIVAKNVWKEFDGTPVVKNVSFTVSQGEIFGFIGPSGSGKTTMVRMLVGYYLPTKGDIRVLGMPPNKLGRKGRRRLGYLPQSFVLYPNLSVMENMRFAASLYGLLPIQRRKYIRNTLEFLELWPHRKKLADDLSGGMQRRLELAAALVHNPDILFADEPTAGIDPILREHIWEGFRQLKGEGKTLFVTTQYVTEAEYCDHVALMSNGQIVAYDTPENLRRTAIGGDAIDVELEGVIQGDLADVIQFEELKRVEKLSDNTWRFYVNNASSSAQVLVTCLNSCDISARSIKEYRPNFDEVFVRLLQGREKTAPSESDSTPH, encoded by the coding sequence ATGTGGGAAGAGCATCAAGATGACATAGCCATCGTAGCGAAGAACGTCTGGAAGGAATTCGATGGCACTCCAGTAGTCAAGAATGTGTCCTTTACAGTCTCACAGGGAGAGATCTTTGGCTTCATAGGACCTAGTGGGTCCGGCAAGACAACCATGGTAAGGATGCTAGTTGGGTATTATCTCCCTACGAAGGGTGATATAAGAGTACTTGGCATGCCTCCTAACAAGCTTGGACGAAAGGGTCGCAGGAGATTAGGATACTTGCCCCAAAGCTTCGTACTTTATCCCAACTTGTCAGTTATGGAGAACATGCGGTTTGCTGCATCCCTCTATGGGTTACTCCCTATACAGAGGCGAAAGTACATAAGAAACACTTTAGAGTTCCTGGAGCTTTGGCCTCACCGAAAGAAGTTAGCAGATGATCTCTCTGGAGGCATGCAACGCAGATTGGAACTTGCTGCTGCGTTAGTACACAATCCGGATATTCTGTTTGCAGATGAACCTACTGCAGGCATAGATCCAATCCTTAGAGAGCACATCTGGGAGGGATTCAGGCAACTCAAAGGGGAAGGAAAGACTCTCTTTGTTACAACCCAGTATGTTACAGAAGCAGAATACTGTGACCATGTAGCCCTAATGTCAAATGGACAGATAGTAGCTTACGACACCCCTGAAAACCTCAGGAGGACAGCTATAGGTGGGGATGCTATTGATGTTGAGCTAGAGGGCGTCATTCAAGGCGACTTAGCAGACGTAATACAGTTTGAAGAACTGAAAAGAGTTGAAAAACTTTCGGATAACACTTGGAGATTTTATGTGAACAATGCTAGCTCAAGCGCGCAGGTGCTGGTCACCTGCCTGAACTCGTGCGACATATCTGCAAGGTCCATAAAAGAGTACAGACCTAATTTTGACGAAGTCTTCGTAAGACTGCTACAGGGGAGAGAAAAAACAGCCCCAAGCGAATCGGATTCTACCCCCCATTGA
- a CDS encoding 2Fe-2S iron-sulfur cluster-binding protein has product MSGEERQLKKIRITLLPAAQRFILNADKTLTEQEDSAAMGIESPCDGAGFCGRCRVRFLENVPPPTSWDRLHFESKELSAGFRLACKAKLDSDSIVVVPNKPGKVRIQGKEYKYNFAPSAQKTVIHASLSDITDDNRHILPITILTAYRKELTLYSVGSDLTKTEPGASKKQCQGVAAVVRNRRISVWAHDLESGEEIFTDTVKEISKGQSLQGLLRAACLKHGRRLSDINDALIVTDGTLRIDEEEGNYKIFGREKPSICGLAIASMMGADIQTDAPHMLMSLEPYPWILLTVGNRCLLTWDYNGFFRKDLFNFEHDIADELKPTFAQAIEATIALKRIDLIDDKGLLHPTSPNRKILEIEVLDIVHNDKNLSIRIRTQTDTFLLSQAHIRQVQRIKGVLADLQDKLLTKADIDSNELVKIVLAGNSLGFASQKGLKDLGILRASEGTVIESFPDAEAFGARLMLLSSRAYKDANRLLETIEATPNPMLSRDWASNLYISTQSKNSHKLKPKEKVL; this is encoded by the coding sequence GTGAGTGGAGAAGAAAGACAACTCAAGAAAATAAGAATAACTCTTCTACCAGCTGCCCAGAGATTTATCCTCAATGCAGATAAGACCCTAACGGAGCAGGAAGATAGCGCAGCCATGGGGATAGAGTCCCCATGTGACGGGGCAGGGTTCTGCGGGAGATGTAGAGTCCGCTTTCTTGAAAACGTCCCACCACCAACAAGTTGGGACAGGCTACACTTTGAGAGCAAGGAGCTATCTGCAGGCTTTCGCCTGGCCTGCAAGGCAAAACTAGACTCGGACTCTATAGTGGTAGTACCGAATAAGCCCGGTAAGGTGCGTATACAGGGCAAAGAGTACAAATACAACTTTGCACCTAGCGCGCAAAAAACAGTAATACATGCCTCACTATCAGATATTACAGATGATAACAGGCATATCCTGCCTATAACTATCCTGACAGCTTACAGGAAGGAGCTAACATTATATTCTGTCGGGAGCGATCTAACAAAGACGGAGCCCGGAGCAAGTAAGAAACAGTGCCAAGGAGTGGCAGCAGTCGTAAGAAACAGAAGAATCTCTGTGTGGGCCCACGATCTAGAGAGTGGCGAGGAGATCTTCACGGATACAGTCAAGGAGATCAGTAAGGGTCAGTCTCTGCAGGGCTTGCTAAGAGCAGCTTGTCTTAAGCACGGCAGACGACTTTCTGACATAAACGACGCACTCATAGTAACAGACGGAACCCTGAGGATAGATGAAGAGGAAGGCAACTATAAGATCTTTGGACGTGAGAAGCCTTCCATTTGCGGGCTTGCGATTGCTTCGATGATGGGAGCAGATATACAAACAGACGCGCCGCACATGCTTATGTCCCTGGAACCCTACCCATGGATTCTGCTCACCGTCGGAAACAGATGTCTACTCACCTGGGACTACAATGGCTTCTTCAGGAAGGATCTATTCAATTTTGAGCACGATATAGCTGATGAACTTAAACCAACCTTTGCACAGGCAATCGAAGCCACGATAGCCTTAAAAAGGATTGATCTAATTGATGATAAAGGACTGCTCCACCCCACATCCCCTAACAGAAAGATCCTAGAGATAGAAGTCCTTGATATAGTCCATAACGACAAGAACCTATCTATTCGAATTCGCACACAGACAGATACATTCCTGCTTTCCCAAGCGCACATACGGCAAGTTCAAAGGATCAAGGGGGTACTTGCAGATCTTCAGGATAAATTGCTCACCAAGGCAGATATAGATAGTAATGAGTTGGTGAAGATAGTGTTAGCAGGTAACTCCCTTGGATTTGCTTCTCAGAAAGGTCTGAAAGATCTAGGTATTCTGAGAGCATCCGAAGGCACAGTTATAGAATCCTTCCCTGATGCTGAGGCATTTGGCGCAAGGCTAATGTTGCTTTCGTCTCGAGCTTACAAGGACGCTAACAGGCTATTGGAAACCATCGAGGCCACCCCTAATCCAATGCTAAGCAGGGACTGGGCATCTAACCTCTACATCTCAACACAGAGCAAAAATAGCCACAAGCTAAAGCCTAAGGAAAAAGTCCTTTAG